The following proteins come from a genomic window of Candidatus Aminicenantes bacterium:
- a CDS encoding type II toxin-antitoxin system RelE/ParE family toxin: MTWAGIFRTPSMPPCEHKMFKLLFKESVKKDFRHIGKEAAARILKDIRTKLLPDPRKAGKPLKSRDGTLWSFRVSDYRVLYVFNEKEIWVLVVRIGHRKEIYQNLPDLK; encoded by the coding sequence ATGACCTGGGCTGGGATATTTAGAACGCCCTCAATGCCTCCTTGTGAACACAAGATGTTCAAATTGCTATTCAAGGAAAGCGTCAAAAAGGACTTTCGGCATATCGGCAAAGAAGCTGCGGCCCGGATCCTTAAAGATATCAGAACAAAGTTGTTGCCTGATCCACGTAAAGCGGGGAAACCGCTGAAGAGTCGCGACGGAACTTTATGGAGTTTTCGAGTAAGCGATTATCGCGTTTTGTATGTATTCAATGAAAAAGAAATCTGGGTTCTTGTGGTCAGAATCGGCCATCGCAAAGAGATTTATCAGAACCTGCCGGACTTAAAATAG
- the ybeY gene encoding rRNA maturation RNase YbeY, which translates to MIQINDNTGSACLSSLQAAADRTVSRLRLRGDVTVLIGTDKEARELNQRHRGINAPTDVLSFPIQEELPDGYYCGDIFICLPLAREQARKAGHSVSRELQLLLIHGLLHLAGFDHEIDSGEMERLQEEILDSLPAVADNHQP; encoded by the coding sequence ATGATTCAGATAAATGACAACACCGGTTCGGCATGCTTGAGCAGTTTGCAAGCCGCTGCGGATCGGACGGTTTCCCGCCTGCGTTTGCGCGGCGACGTCACTGTACTTATCGGTACGGACAAAGAAGCGCGTGAGTTGAACCAGCGTCACCGGGGAATCAACGCGCCCACGGATGTGCTCAGCTTCCCCATTCAGGAAGAGCTTCCCGATGGTTATTATTGCGGAGACATCTTTATCTGCCTTCCCCTGGCCCGGGAACAAGCCCGAAAAGCCGGACACTCGGTTTCACGCGAACTGCAGTTGCTCTTAATCCACGGCCTGCTTCACCTGGCCGGATTTGACCATGAAATCGACAGCGGCGAAATGGAGCGTCTCCAGGAAGAGATCCTGGACTCCCTTCCTGCTGTAGCAGACAACCATCAGCCCTGA
- a CDS encoding DUF72 domain-containing protein — MPDPRILFRLGTAGWSYADWQGTVYPHPQPPGFSALRFLAEIFDFVEINTTFYRIPSPRLTQGWVQQIRDVSAFQFWVKLNRAFTHENSSDELQSKAFTAAIQPLREAGKLAGILAQYPYSFHCTDANLDRVDRLRDFFRDIPIAVEFRHRTWNRDSTLAFLRNRRLCWTNIDQPRLSRSLPLTSLSTGSGVEYLRLHGRNAAEWFSGSGRDARYDYDYSAAELREIACAAVRTHSRSGSPVFISGNNHYKGQAVRNLKTLKQILEAMMPQIKLES, encoded by the coding sequence ATGCCGGACCCACGCATTCTTTTCCGCCTGGGAACCGCGGGTTGGAGTTATGCGGACTGGCAGGGTACGGTTTATCCCCATCCCCAGCCGCCGGGGTTTTCCGCTTTGCGTTTCCTGGCCGAAATTTTCGATTTCGTTGAAATAAACACTACCTTTTACCGCATCCCCTCTCCACGCCTCACCCAAGGCTGGGTGCAACAAATCCGGGACGTGAGCGCTTTTCAGTTCTGGGTCAAGCTCAATCGCGCCTTTACACATGAGAACAGTTCGGATGAACTACAGAGCAAAGCATTCACCGCAGCCATCCAGCCCTTGCGCGAAGCCGGCAAACTGGCAGGCATCCTGGCCCAATACCCCTATTCCTTTCACTGCACAGACGCAAACCTCGACCGGGTCGACCGTTTGCGGGATTTTTTTCGTGATATTCCCATTGCGGTTGAATTTCGCCACCGCACCTGGAACCGCGATTCCACATTGGCTTTTTTGCGAAACCGCCGATTGTGCTGGACCAACATCGATCAGCCACGTCTCTCCCGTTCCCTGCCGTTAACCAGCCTGTCCACGGGATCAGGTGTGGAATATCTCCGCCTTCACGGCCGCAACGCCGCGGAATGGTTCTCGGGTTCCGGCCGAGACGCGCGTTATGATTACGACTATTCCGCCGCTGAATTAAGAGAAATCGCCTGCGCAGCTGTACGCACCCACTCCCGCTCCGGGTCGCCGGTCTTTATTTCCGGCAACAACCACTACAAGGGGCAAGCGGTGCGAAATCTAAAAACACTGAAGCAGATACTCGAGGCGATGATGCCGCAAATAAAGTTGGAAAGTTGA
- a CDS encoding tetratricopeptide repeat protein — protein sequence MSKLKWILGLSFLAGMLLLLSHCSVSSVPMQVLVPAEVSIEQAIEHVGIMDHSRRNRRRMADLTEGFLTRESIVADATAAEFCLKGLAEKLNASPRFTPVVIYGEQAAGINLYGMPRDLPWEAVQRICDRYRLDALIVLEHYESDIFLKQRGSRKKGEDDESRRHEFKLTISVGSGWKIYVPDSRRVIDADIYRDSKHWNASGKSRREAMRRLPDKREAINQAGYYSGMRYGERISPTWITLTRTYYSKGCPEFETAKRYVRSGDWQAAEQLWLDVADGPDRELAGKATYNLAFSAEIRGKLEQALELARKAYNRFGNRKAFNYMGELQARILERQRLEEQLD from the coding sequence ATGCAGGTACTGGTTCCGGCGGAAGTGTCGATCGAACAGGCAATCGAACACGTGGGCATCATGGACCATTCCCGCAGGAATCGGCGGCGCATGGCGGATCTGACTGAAGGGTTCTTGACCCGGGAATCGATTGTCGCCGATGCGACCGCGGCCGAGTTCTGTCTGAAAGGGCTGGCGGAGAAGTTGAACGCTTCTCCCCGTTTCACTCCGGTGGTCATCTACGGAGAACAGGCCGCGGGCATCAATCTGTATGGCATGCCTCGCGACCTTCCCTGGGAAGCTGTACAGCGGATTTGCGACAGATACCGCCTGGACGCCCTGATCGTGCTGGAGCATTACGAATCGGATATATTTTTAAAACAGAGAGGCTCCAGAAAGAAAGGCGAGGATGATGAGTCCCGGCGTCATGAATTCAAACTCACCATTTCCGTGGGGTCTGGATGGAAGATATATGTCCCAGATTCACGCCGGGTCATCGACGCAGACATCTACCGGGACAGCAAGCATTGGAATGCCTCGGGGAAGAGCAGAAGAGAGGCCATGCGGCGCCTGCCGGATAAGCGCGAGGCCATCAACCAGGCTGGATACTATTCGGGAATGCGTTACGGAGAACGCATTTCGCCGACCTGGATTACACTGACCCGAACCTATTACAGCAAGGGTTGTCCTGAATTTGAAACGGCCAAGCGTTATGTCAGAAGCGGTGATTGGCAAGCGGCGGAACAACTGTGGCTCGATGTGGCCGACGGACCGGACAGGGAACTTGCCGGTAAGGCCACCTACAACCTGGCGTTCAGCGCTGAAATCCGCGGCAAATTGGAACAGGCGCTTGAGTTGGCACGAAAAGCCTATAACCGGTTCGGTAATCGCAAGGCGTTCAACTACATGGGGGAATTGCAAGCCCGAATTTTGGAGCGGCAGCGTCTTGAGGAGCAACTGGATTAG
- a CDS encoding ribbon-helix-helix protein, CopG family, whose translation MDSIKDKVITARLPLDMYKDLDAVAEQRNRKRGAIVREAIEMYLSTWADYQIAIDRLKNSADKVLSEKEFLNDLGWDI comes from the coding sequence ATGGATTCAATCAAAGATAAGGTCATTACGGCGCGTTTACCTTTGGATATGTACAAAGATCTCGATGCCGTCGCAGAACAACGGAATCGCAAGCGGGGAGCCATTGTCCGGGAAGCGATCGAGATGTATCTAAGCACCTGGGCCGATTATCAAATAGCCATTGATCGATTAAAAAATTCCGCTGACAAGGTTCTTTCAGAAAAAGAATTCTTGAATGACCTGGGCTGGGATATTTAG